A stretch of DNA from Elusimicrobiota bacterium:
TATCGGTAGGGGATTTAGCCAATAAATTAATAGGTTTAGCGGGTTCCAGCGCAAAGGTTGTTTCTGAAGATGTTCGCAAAAGGCCTAAGAAAAGCGAGGTTGAACGCCTATTGGGGTGCAATGAAAAGATAAAAAA
This window harbors:
- a CDS encoding NAD-dependent dehydratase, which codes for SVGDLANKLIGLAGSSAKVVSEDVRKRPKKSEVERLLGCNEKIKKLTAWKPQVNIEDGLKKTAEWFNNKENIKNYKSDIYNV